A genomic window from Blastocatellia bacterium includes:
- a CDS encoding tetratricopeptide repeat protein, whose translation MKRLGLFVLIFLLGCTFNSGAAQEISAQRAEELFRHGSYKEAAAMFNALLARSASDEQAQRGLVNVLVETGDYPQAESKAKAFLNARPNDAALRIALAEVRYQTGRYAEAATDFERAARDGKGAVMLRAVLGQGRALLAQGKTDEAQAVAQQMVRYFNDQGPRSAEELSLIAEGLVLLEKYKEANELFQDARAADPDYAEAFIAQGELLNEKYSYLEALSLFEDALKINPNSPRALVGLTESKQNGAVSSSRDKSSVRVASETPPAVIAHALAVNASLADAHAMDAWMALESEDYDAATKAVDRALAANPNSVKAISVRAAIFYLTDKKAELEAETRRALAINPKAGEFFDTLAHFAVNNRRYAEAVDFDRRAVELSPHLWAARTQLGIQLLRVGKITEGRAELERTFAGDPFNLWAKNTLDLLDSVKDFNDTVRGPFLLKTAAKETGAIAQYAADLLEEAHKKLTARYRFTPRAPIAVEVFDNHEDFAVRSLGLPGLGALGVCFGQVIAMDSPSARDIGEFNWGSTLWHEFTHVITLETTDHRIPRWFSEGLSVFEERRARQGWGDNWSPERLRAFADGRFTPISELDAAFTRPRTPDGVTIAYFQASQVCEFVEEKYGFDGILRMLALYKEGRRTPDVLQQALKLAPTDFDKAFNDYLRGKVGGYIEALGGAMHGPVNQAPSKEELLATLKQRPNDYFAHLRLGALLKREGDMDGAIEHSKRAAEIYPYYAGAGNPYALLAEIYEARDDKRAAIAALEQLTAHSETSVEAMAKLARLRLSVGDRAGAVETLKTSFYIQPFDASLHKLAGDVYLDLSNPTEAAREFRVVVALAPADKAAAHYDLARALDAGGNRAEARREVLRALEIAPGFDKAQELLLKLRGGN comes from the coding sequence ATGAAACGGCTTGGATTATTCGTACTCATTTTTCTTTTAGGCTGCACGTTCAATTCGGGCGCGGCGCAGGAAATCTCTGCCCAGCGCGCCGAAGAGCTGTTCCGTCACGGGAGCTACAAAGAAGCCGCCGCGATGTTCAACGCGCTGCTTGCCAGGAGCGCGAGTGACGAGCAGGCGCAGCGTGGCCTGGTCAACGTGCTGGTCGAAACCGGGGATTATCCGCAGGCAGAGAGTAAGGCTAAAGCGTTTCTCAATGCGCGGCCTAATGATGCCGCGCTGCGCATTGCGCTAGCGGAAGTCCGCTACCAGACGGGCCGCTACGCCGAAGCCGCCACGGATTTCGAGCGCGCCGCTCGCGATGGGAAAGGCGCGGTGATGTTGCGTGCCGTGCTTGGCCAGGGAAGGGCGCTGCTCGCTCAAGGTAAGACTGATGAAGCGCAGGCGGTCGCCCAACAAATGGTGCGCTATTTCAACGACCAGGGGCCGCGCAGCGCCGAAGAACTATCGCTCATCGCCGAGGGCCTGGTGCTGCTCGAAAAGTACAAAGAGGCCAACGAGCTTTTCCAGGACGCGCGCGCCGCCGACCCGGATTACGCCGAAGCCTTCATCGCGCAGGGCGAGTTATTAAACGAGAAGTACAGCTACCTCGAAGCCCTGTCTTTGTTTGAAGACGCGCTGAAAATCAACCCGAACTCGCCGCGCGCCCTGGTCGGCCTGACCGAGAGCAAACAGAACGGCGCCGTCAGCTCGTCGCGCGATAAATCATCCGTCCGCGTCGCCAGCGAAACGCCGCCGGCGGTCATCGCTCATGCCCTCGCGGTCAATGCGAGCCTGGCCGACGCCCATGCGATGGACGCATGGATGGCGCTCGAAAGCGAAGACTATGACGCGGCGACGAAAGCGGTTGACCGCGCGCTTGCCGCCAATCCCAACTCGGTCAAGGCCATCTCAGTGCGCGCCGCGATCTTCTACCTGACAGACAAGAAGGCCGAGCTTGAGGCCGAAACCAGACGGGCGCTGGCGATCAACCCGAAGGCCGGCGAATTCTTCGACACGCTGGCGCACTTCGCGGTCAACAACCGCCGCTACGCCGAAGCGGTCGACTTCGACCGCCGCGCCGTCGAGCTGTCGCCGCACCTGTGGGCGGCGCGCACCCAGCTTGGCATTCAATTGCTGCGTGTGGGCAAGATTACAGAAGGCCGCGCCGAGCTAGAGCGCACTTTTGCCGGCGACCCGTTCAACCTCTGGGCCAAGAACACGCTCGATTTGCTCGATTCGGTGAAGGATTTCAACGACACGGTGCGCGGGCCGTTTCTGCTGAAGACGGCGGCAAAAGAGACCGGCGCAATCGCCCAGTATGCCGCCGACCTGCTCGAAGAGGCGCACAAGAAGCTGACCGCGCGCTATCGCTTCACGCCGCGCGCGCCGATTGCGGTCGAGGTCTTCGACAACCACGAAGATTTCGCCGTGCGCAGCCTTGGCTTGCCGGGATTGGGGGCGCTCGGCGTCTGTTTCGGGCAGGTGATTGCGATGGACAGCCCGTCGGCGCGCGACATCGGCGAATTCAACTGGGGCAGCACGCTGTGGCACGAATTCACGCACGTCATCACGCTCGAAACCACCGATCACCGCATCCCGCGCTGGTTCTCGGAAGGGCTGTCGGTGTTCGAGGAGCGCCGCGCCCGACAGGGCTGGGGCGATAACTGGTCGCCCGAACGACTGCGGGCATTCGCCGATGGCCGCTTCACGCCGATCAGCGAGCTGGACGCGGCGTTTACCCGACCGCGCACGCCGGACGGCGTCACCATCGCTTACTTTCAAGCCTCGCAGGTCTGCGAGTTCGTCGAAGAGAAGTACGGATTCGACGGCATCCTGCGCATGCTGGCGCTCTACAAAGAAGGCCGGCGCACGCCCGATGTTTTGCAGCAGGCGTTGAAGCTCGCGCCCACGGATTTCGACAAGGCGTTTAACGATTACCTGCGCGGCAAGGTCGGCGGCTATATCGAAGCGCTCGGCGGCGCGATGCATGGCCCGGTGAATCAAGCGCCGTCAAAAGAGGAATTGCTGGCGACGCTCAAGCAGCGCCCGAACGATTACTTCGCGCACCTGCGGTTGGGCGCGTTGTTAAAGCGCGAAGGTGACATGGATGGCGCGATTGAGCATTCAAAGCGCGCCGCGGAAATCTACCCTTACTACGCCGGCGCCGGCAATCCTTACGCGCTGCTGGCGGAGATTTATGAAGCGCGTGACGACAAGCGCGCGGCCATCGCGGCGCTCGAACAATTGACGGCGCACAGCGAAACCAGCGTCGAGGCGATGGCGAAGTTGGCGCGTTTGCGCCTGAGCGTCGGCGACCGCGCGGGCGCGGTCGAAACCTTGAAGACAAGTTTTTACATTCAGCCATTTGATGCCAGCTTGCACAAGCTCGCGGGCGATGTTTATCTTGATTTAAGCAACCCGACGGAAGCGGCGCGCGAGTTCCGCGTCGTCGTGGCGCTGGCCCCTGCGGACAAGGCGGCGGCACATTACGATCTGGCCCGTGCCCTGGATGCGGGCGGCAATCGCGCCGAGGCCCGCCGCGAAGTTCTCAGGGCGCTTGAGATCGCCCCCGGCTTCGACAAGGCGCAGGAACTGTTGCTCAAGCTCAGAGGAGGGAATTAG
- a CDS encoding DUF4159 domain-containing protein translates to MRKHILILMLILLAFSSVVFATSAAGDHSPRYEDERFGEKKDESNKFKFARVKTGPVAPWNCIGDHCAPWSHDYPEAGLHFSKILKELSKLDVVQEENEYIFSFDDPNLFKYPFAYMCEVGYMDMSDAEIQGLREYLLRGGFLLVDDFRGAQDMSVFQYYLKRALPEAEFQMKPLDVSHPIFNCFFSIKSLELRPIYRGGYTPQFFGIEDKHGRLMMIINYNYDVSDFWQWSNDPFQPIEDTNSAYKFGVNYVFYALTH, encoded by the coding sequence ATGCGTAAACATATCCTCATCCTCATGCTTATCCTGCTGGCCTTTTCGTCCGTGGTGTTTGCGACATCGGCTGCCGGCGATCATTCGCCGCGCTACGAAGACGAGCGCTTCGGCGAGAAGAAAGACGAATCCAACAAGTTCAAGTTTGCGCGCGTCAAGACCGGCCCGGTCGCGCCCTGGAACTGCATCGGCGATCATTGCGCGCCCTGGTCGCACGATTACCCGGAAGCCGGATTGCACTTCTCGAAAATCCTCAAAGAGCTGTCGAAGCTCGACGTGGTGCAGGAAGAGAACGAGTACATCTTTAGCTTCGACGACCCGAACCTCTTCAAGTACCCTTTCGCTTACATGTGTGAAGTCGGCTACATGGACATGAGCGATGCCGAGATTCAAGGGTTGCGTGAATACTTGCTGCGCGGCGGCTTCCTGCTCGTAGACGACTTTCGCGGCGCGCAGGATATGAGCGTCTTTCAGTACTACCTGAAGCGGGCGCTGCCCGAGGCCGAGTTCCAGATGAAGCCGCTCGACGTCTCGCACCCTATATTCAATTGCTTCTTCTCGATCAAGTCGCTTGAGCTGCGACCCATCTATCGCGGCGGCTACACGCCGCAGTTCTTCGGCATCGAAGACAAGCACGGGCGGCTGATGATGATCATCAATTATAACTACGATGTGAGCGATTTCTGGCAGTGGTCGAACGACCCCTTTCAGCCCATCGAAGACACCAACAGCGCTTACAAGTTCGGCGTCAATTACGTCTTTTACGCGCTGACGCACTAA
- a CDS encoding AAA family ATPase, giving the protein MAIDTQEIIQEDALLEKLLAAREQLLHEVRKVIVAQDEVVDQALMSLMVGGHALVTGVPGLAKTLLIRTIANVLDLTFKRIQFTPDLMPSDITGTDIIEEDRATGHRALQFIRGPLFANIILADEINRTPPKTQAALLEAMQEGAVTIQGTTYALPKPFYVLATQNPIEMEGTYPLPEAQLDRFMFNIQIGYLSEDDEVEVVNRTTTVAELNFEQNVSGADILAFQKLVRRVPASEAVTRYAVRLASASRPVAATAPDFVRRWVTWGASLRASQFLILGGKARAIMSGRYNVSVEDVRALAYPILRHRILLNFHAESERVKPDDVIRRLIETVPEPKSGL; this is encoded by the coding sequence ATGGCAATAGATACTCAGGAAATCATTCAGGAAGACGCGTTGCTGGAAAAGCTGCTCGCGGCGCGCGAGCAGCTTCTTCACGAAGTTCGCAAGGTTATCGTCGCGCAGGATGAAGTCGTAGACCAGGCGTTGATGTCGCTGATGGTCGGCGGCCACGCGCTGGTCACCGGCGTTCCCGGCCTGGCGAAGACTTTGCTGATTCGCACCATCGCTAACGTGCTCGACCTGACCTTCAAGCGCATCCAGTTCACGCCCGACCTGATGCCGTCCGACATCACCGGCACAGACATCATCGAAGAAGACCGCGCCACAGGCCACCGCGCCCTGCAATTTATCCGCGGGCCGCTGTTTGCCAACATCATCCTCGCAGACGAAATCAACCGCACGCCGCCCAAGACGCAGGCCGCGCTGCTCGAAGCCATGCAGGAAGGCGCGGTGACCATCCAGGGGACGACCTACGCGCTGCCCAAGCCGTTTTATGTGCTGGCGACGCAGAACCCGATTGAGATGGAAGGCACCTACCCGCTGCCGGAAGCGCAGCTCGACCGCTTCATGTTCAACATACAGATCGGCTACCTGAGCGAAGACGACGAGGTCGAGGTCGTCAACCGCACGACGACGGTGGCGGAGTTGAACTTTGAGCAGAACGTTTCGGGCGCCGACATTCTCGCCTTCCAAAAACTGGTGCGCCGCGTGCCGGCATCCGAAGCCGTCACGCGCTATGCGGTCAGGCTGGCCAGCGCCAGCCGCCCCGTGGCGGCAACCGCGCCGGATTTCGTGCGTCGCTGGGTGACCTGGGGAGCGTCGCTGCGCGCTTCGCAGTTCTTGATCCTCGGCGGCAAGGCGCGGGCGATCATGAGCGGGCGCTATAACGTCAGCGTCGAAGACGTGCGCGCCCTCGCCTACCCGATTCTGCGTCACCGCATTCTGTTGAACTTCCATGCAGAGAGCGAGCGGGTCAAGCCTGATGACGTGATTCGCCGTTTAATCGAGACCGTGCCCGAGCCGAAGTCCGGGTTGTAA
- a CDS encoding DUF58 domain-containing protein has protein sequence MAQSFTQQSGARFLAPEVLARISSLELIARSVVEGFISGLHRSPYLGFSTDFAEHRQYMPGDDLRHLDWKLLGRTDRLYIKKYQSDTNTQIHLLIDASASMNYASKDVTKLQYAQYLAASLAYLGVRQHDSVGLHTFDEETIEHVPPSSRTGHLRTLLGVIERITPGGGTRLTEQLHRLAELLTRRGIIVLISDLYDEPERMMQALEHLRFKGNEVIVFHVLDRQEVEFDFNEPLVLEDAESEEQLHVLPDVLRDEYRRAMRLHIDALQESASRNRIDYELLKTSEPLDSALFSYLARRSQLG, from the coding sequence ATGGCGCAGAGCTTCACGCAACAAAGCGGGGCGCGATTCCTGGCTCCTGAAGTGCTGGCGCGCATCAGCTCGCTTGAGCTAATCGCTCGCTCGGTGGTCGAAGGCTTCATCTCCGGCCTGCACCGCTCGCCTTACCTCGGCTTCTCTACAGACTTCGCCGAGCATCGTCAGTACATGCCCGGAGACGACCTGCGCCACCTTGATTGGAAACTGCTGGGGCGCACCGACCGGCTCTACATCAAAAAGTATCAGAGCGACACCAACACACAGATTCATCTGCTGATCGATGCCAGCGCCTCGATGAATTATGCCAGCAAGGATGTGACCAAGCTGCAATACGCGCAATATCTGGCGGCGTCGCTGGCTTACCTCGGCGTGCGCCAGCACGATTCCGTCGGCCTGCACACCTTCGACGAAGAGACTATCGAGCATGTGCCGCCCAGCTCGCGCACAGGCCACCTGCGTACCCTGCTCGGCGTCATCGAGCGCATCACGCCGGGCGGCGGCACACGGCTGACGGAGCAGTTGCACCGGCTGGCCGAGCTGCTGACGCGGCGCGGCATCATCGTGCTGATCTCCGACCTCTACGACGAGCCGGAGCGCATGATGCAGGCGCTAGAGCATCTGCGCTTCAAGGGCAACGAGGTGATTGTCTTCCATGTGCTTGACCGGCAAGAAGTCGAGTTTGATTTTAACGAGCCGCTCGTCCTGGAAGACGCCGAGAGCGAAGAACAGTTGCACGTTCTTCCCGACGTGTTGCGCGACGAGTATCGCCGGGCGATGCGCCTGCACATTGACGCTTTGCAAGAGAGCGCGTCGCGCAACCGCATCGATTATGAGTTGCTGAAGACTTCAGAGCCGCTCGATAGCGCGCTCTTTTCATATCTGGCGCGGCGCTCGCAACTCGGTTAG